ACGCTGCGTGTGAATAAGGCGAAGCCCGGGGCCTGCGCCTGAAGCGTGTAATTTCCTGCGAGCAATCCGTCGAAAGTGAAGCGGCCGAGTTCGTCCGATTCGGTTGAGTAAAGCTGCCGACCGGCGTCGTCCAGCAGCGTCACCGACACGTTGGAGAGGGGTTTCGGGGGCGCCGCCGTTTCGTCCAGGACGAGGCCGCCGATCTGGATCCGCACTTCGGCTTTGCTCACGTCCTTGCTCATGGGGTAGCGGGTGATGCAGGTGGTGACCATGCTGCCGAATTCGCGGATCGGACGGAAGACGGGCAGGGTGACGATCAGATAGACGCTGGGCTTCCAGCGGTTGCCGCTGCCCATCGTGCCCCAGAATTCGGCCAGCTTGGGGAAGCCCTCGCTTGGAACTACCTGTGTGGCCAGATCGAGTCCGTAGAGTTTACCGGCGTCGGCCTGGGAGAGACCCGGTACGCTGGAGGGTTTGAGCGGCGTGTATTCCAGCAGTGTTGCCAGTACCTCGCTCAACAGCTTGTGCTCGTCCTGCTGCGCCTGGTCGTTGAATGGATGCGCCGGACTCCAGGCGCTGATCAGGTAGTGGCAGTCCACCCGATCGGGCGCCGGTTCCTCCGTCCACAGGCCGTTCTGCTCCGTCTGCAGCCGCTCGTTGGAACGCAGCTTGCGGTTCTCGCGCACGTCGATCAGGTAGACGTTGAGCGCCTTCTGGGCCAGGGTGTGCACGTAACCCCGCCAGTCCGTGTCCGGCGGCACGAAGCCGAACTGGGCGTTCGCCGCCGGCTGCAGGCTGGCGACCTGCGACTTGAGCAGCGTGCGGAGGGTGTTGTTGAGGTGGTTGATCATAGGCCAATTGCCTCGAGGATTATCGGTAAAATCACTAAAGGGTCCTTCGAATAATGATTATCACCATCTTTTGGAATAACCGTTCTGCTTGTGCCCCTAACCGCAGAAGTTGTGATTCTGCAGCTTTTGACAGCTTAGGTACAGTCAATAAAACTTGTCCCCTGTCCCTAAGGTCAAGCCAAAATTGGTCGAGTTTGGTTGTGCTGAATGGTCCGCTAGCTCCTTCAAGAGTTACTTCATGCCCGACTCCGATATCTGGCCTTCTGCCGGGGCGCGGAAACATTTCTTGGACATCTACTGCTTTTAAGTCTTCCGCCACTAGTTGTTGGAACTGTCTTCCCGCTAGTTTTGGGTCATTTTTGGCCAAGTTTAAAATCTGTTGTTGACGTACAGCAGCATGACCACGCAATGGTTCTTGGAAGTTCCGGAACCTTGCTGTGCTAAGAGTAGGAGCATTGCCACGTGGGAGTAACGGACGGTTTACTGTGCGTTTTCGTGGGCTCCTTGATTTTCTAAAACGCGACTTACGAACGTAATATCCACCGCCTGGTTTCCCGGGCCTGGGGTCATAGTAATATCTATCGGGTCTAGCTTGGGCGTATGGCTGTACCCTGACACCCGGCGTCCGCTTTCGTTTTCTAATTGAGATAAAACGTTGTTCAATTCTTCGATGCCGCCTTGGTTTTTGTGGTCTCCAGGGCAAAGGCTTGTGTCTCTTTCTGCGGACGAGCTTTCTACTGAGTTTTGGAGCGGTTTCTGCAGCGCGTCCCATGCCTTCTCTGCCTAGCGATTCTGTGGGCCTCGGGGCGGGTGGCTTTCTCGAAATGGGCTTTCTGAGTCTTTTCACACTTCTTTCAGCATAATGCTTTCTTGAAGACCAGTCTGGTCGATGCATTCTCTTCTTGGTGACACGCTTCACATGGCTTGCTTTTCTCCCCAGCCGCGATATAACGGCTCCAATCCCTGTAAACATTCCAATAATCCATAAGACCGCATATACGATAGTAGGGCCAATCAGTTTTCCAAGTTCGTAAGTGATCTTGAAAACGCTATTATCAGCCAGCTTCCAAAGCTTTGCATGCCACTCGAGGCCGATTTTTCGTCCCAATATTCGGGTAACGCCAGTCGTTTCGATAAGTGTTTTAAATAGCTTTTTAAACTCTTTCATCATCCCGGAGAAATTGGTAATCAGTTCCCAGATCCCCTTTAAAGTCTTCCAGAAGTTTTTTCCAATCCCTACAAGAGCACCGGTTGCGAATACTGATGGTCCGACAACACCAATGGTGTATGACTGCATATACTTTTGTAAGAATTTTTCTGGAAGCTTATCGCTGCCTTTCGCCTCCCGCATCCCTTGAGCGATACCCCTGGCAAATTCAATAACATTGGCTGATAACATTCTGGCCGCACGGGATGTTCCATGCACCACCATCCCTGCTAGTGGAAACGGGCCACCTGGTCCTCCTAGACGATTACGACTGAGTTGACGTAATTTCAATATCGTGTTTTGATAACGCGCCTCATTGTGGGACATCCTGGCTGCGGAGACATCCGCCTCGACTCTTTGCAAGAACAAAGAAAACACATCAATGGGAAAGTGCTGCGCCACAAGAGTAGATACCGGTCTCAGGTTGTCGGGGTCCCGCAAATTCACGCCTCTGACATGAAGGATGATTCTGCGAACGAGTTCATGCGGGCTTGTTCCTTGCGGCGCCCTTTTTGCAATTTGAGGAAGGGAAAGAAGATACTTATCAAGACGTGTGTCGCGGAAAAGCGCTACCTGTGCGGTTCCGACTGGTGCAACTTGTGCGCTGCCGCCGGAGCTGATGGAAGCGGTTGCAGATTCGGCGTTGCGCTCACTGGCACTGCCGCGGTCAGCAATTCTCTGCGGATTTCTTGACGTATGGCGGGTATGTTGTGCGACATGTGCCAGTTCATGAGATAACAGTCTTTTGCCTGTAGAGGAATTCGGCTTGTAGTGTCCAGTCCGGAAAACGATGTGATGCCCTGCTGTGTATGCCAGCGCATTAAGGGTGCTTGCCGAATCACTTGCTTGGCGATTGTCATGAATTCTCACTTGGCTGAAATCCTGGTTGAAACGAGATTCCATGAAGGCGCGTGTTATAAGATCCAGCGGTCTTCCTGTCGATCGCAACACATCTTGGACAATGGGTGGCACACCATCTGGTTTTAGGATTTGATTGGTTACTCCCGCCTGCTGTTTCAGAATGCTATTTCGAGATGAAAGTCGCACTCGTGTCTCGTGTGCGTTTGGCGAATTTCCTTCGCCCATCTTTTCCTTCGAAGCTTTCTTGGCAGACTGCCCCATTAGATCGCTTCCTCAACGCCGTCTTCCACCGCCGGCATCGACTGTCCCATCTTCTGGTATTCCCGGCGCGTGGCGTGGAAGACGTGATCCAGGGTCACGACTTTACCGTCCTCGGCGGCCAGGAAAGCCGCCGCCAGGGCCACGTTCTTGATGTTGCCGCCGCTGAACTCGAAACGCTGCGCCAGGGAAGCCGCATCGACGTCCTGCGCCAGCGGCGTCTCGGACGGCCAGATGCGCTTCCATATCCGCTGGCGGCTTTCGGCGTCCGGGAACGGGAAATGTACGCTGAAGGCCAGGCGGCGCATGAAGGCGGCATCCATGTTCTGGATCAGGTTGGTGGCCAGGATGGCCAATCCTTCGTATTCCTCCATCTTCTGCAGCAAATAACTGATCTCGATGTTGGCGTAGCGATCGTGAGAGTCACGCACCTCGGAGCGCTTGCCGAAAAGCGCATCGGCTTCGTCGAAGAAGAGTACGGCGTTGGCGCCGTCCTGGGCGGCGCGGAAAATACGCTCGAGATTCCGCTCCGTTTCACCGATGTATTTACTCACTACGCCCGCCAGATCGATCTTGTAGAGGTCGAGTCCCAGTTCGCCGGCGACGATCTCGGCCGCCATGGTTTTTCCGGTGCCCGAAGGTCCGGCGAAGAGCGCCGTGACTCCCTTACCCAGGGAGAGTCTGGCCTCGAATCCCCACTCGTCGAGCACGAGGTGGCGCCGGTTGACGCGCTGGCAGATTTCACGCAGTTGGGCGATGGTGTCTTCGGGCAGCACGATGTCGTCCCATGTGTACACCGGATCGATTCTGCGCGTCAGCCGTGCCAGGTCGTGGCCGCACTGCGCCCGGGCCGCTGCGAGCAGCTCGTCGAGTGTGGGCGGAGAAGCCGTTGAACCGACTGCTACGGCGACCACCTCGGCGATCTGGCCGGGCAGCAAGCGGTAGAGCGAGGCCAGCAGGCTCAGATCGGCTTCATCGAGGTCGAGGCCATACTCGGCCAGGTTGCTCTGCCAGCACGCCCGCTGTTGAGCGAACGTGAGCGCATTGAATGAAATGCTCACGACGCCGAGGGGACACGAGCCGATCGCACGCCACGGCTGTTTGCCTGCGAGAATAGTGATGCCCGTTTGGGATGCGAGCGCCTCGGTCAGACGCTCGGATGGGTGGGTGTCTTCATCAGAGCTGAACAAATCGACACCCTCCAGGTAGGGGATGAGATCGTAGAGCCAGGCGTAGCGCAGCGCGAGCTTCAAAGCTTGTTCAAATGGGATGGAGGTTGAGTATGCCCGGGGCAGGTCGACTACCAGCAGCGCGCTGCCGATTTCTGCTGCGAGCGCCGCGGCGGCCTGCCGTTTTCCTGCGCCATCCTGCCCGCGGAAGTAGAGCGTCAATGGCTGATCTGTTTCCCAGGCTCGTTCGATGAGCATCGGCAGATTTTCCTTCATCGTGTCCGCGATCGGCAGTTCGTTCAAGGCGGCAGAGGGGAAGGTAACTTCGCAGTACGCAGTCAGCCGCGCGTCCAGCGCGTCTTGATGCAGCAGGTAACGCAGGATTTGTTCGTCCAGCTTGATCGTCTGAGATAGCAGCGAGGACTGGACCGGTACGGCATCGGGGATCAAATGGATCAAGCCCTGGTGAATGAGCGGGGCATCGGCGTCGAAGTGCATGCGTCGTTCGAGTTTGTCCACCGCATCGCTGCAGAGCAGATTCAGGGCCAGGTCGACGGTAGGACGGCGAAGCCGGACGTCGTCCTGCAGAAAGGCGAACAGCCGTTCGTAGCGCCGATCGAGTTCCGGGGCCAAGGCGATCAGGATCAGGTCGAGATCGAACGCAGAAAGTCCGAACGCCTGCGCCAGCCACGCCAGACGCGATTCGTCCGTCGAGTCAAAGGATTCGTCGCCGGGTTTTGGTTCGCCCGAGACTCCTGCGTAGAGCAGCGGTGCCCCCGGTTCGTGAGCCAGCAGGCGCGTGGCCTCTTCGGGGCTGATGTAGAGACCTCGAAAGGGTTCACCCGCTGCCTCTGAACCGTGTACACGCTGGGCTTTTTCGATCGCTCGTCCGAGCAGGCGATCGAGCAGCACCAGCGCGGACAGCAGATCCTGTAGATACCAGCCGCCAACGTCGTCTATCGATTCGTCGGTCACGAATTCCGCGTTCTTTTCCACGAAGATATCTCCTGGAGTGCTTTCCATTGCCGGCCGAACCATTTCTTAAGGCGCGACAGCCGGACAGCCGGAACGATAGACGATCAGTTCTCGAATCGCGTCTTACGGAGTGGACGCCGATGTGTTCGGAGATGATCGCCAACACTCGATCCAATCCCACGAAATGAGTCCGTTGTTCGCTTTGGACATGCTCGACCCAGCCACGGAATTCAGTTCCATCAGACTCGGTCGGACGATAGACGCGAACGACGAATGAGAAAGCTTCCATCTCCGCGTCCTCTTCCCCCAACACTTCCGGGGGGATCGCGTCGGTTGATCGGTGCGCCGGATCTGGCTCACTCATGCTGATCTCTACCAGGCGCGTTTACGCATGACGACATTCAATGCCTCGAATCGAATAACGTCTCCGTTATGCCAGCCTGCGGTCACGGCGATGTCACAAGCGCGTCACGGGAGTGTCACAAGAAAGAGTCGAGATACACGGTTCGTGAAACCGGTTACCTCAACCCCAGGGTCCGCGGCTCACGTTGAAGGGGAGGATCAACATAGAAAGTAATGGGGATGTGGTTGTCCTGATTAATCGATGAGTGAATCAGGTGTGCTTTGCGGAAGTGGGGTCTTTCGTCTCCCGGAATTCCGATGTAGCGGCCTGCAAAGCGTGCCAAGTCGATTCCAAGGCGTCGAGAGCCTGCCTGAATTGACTCAATGCCGTTACCAGAGATGTGGGACGATCTTCGCCAAATGCTGGGAGCGGATGTGTTCCCCGGCCGTTTCGAATGCGTTGGTATAGCTGTTGAGTTTCAGGCATTGGATCGATGGCGAGTTCTCGGCGCAGCGTGTTCTGACAACAAAGGTACTGTTCCAGAGCCAGTGGGCGCTGTCCCGAGGCTGTATAGCATCGCATCAGCTCTCGATGAACGTCTTCCTGCAACGGATCCAAAGCCAGCAATATATGCCCATAAGAGACAGCCGCGTCGAACGCAGCAGACAAGCGGGCAAGTCGCAGCAATCGTTTGAGTACTCTAAGGTGCAGGAGCCGCAGACGTTCTCGCTCTACGAGGCACCAATCTTCATGGGACCCCTCGAGAAGGTCGCCCTTATACAACTCGAGTGCCTCCTCCAGCGACTGCGGATTGGATTGTGTGCCGGGAACGGGTTCCGCTAGACCAGTGAGTGCTCGTTCTTGGAAGACAGCGACGTCGAACCAGTGGTTCGTATTCGGGTTTAACATCAGTGTAGCGTGATCGCTAAGCAAGAATCCATTTCCGGCTAGAGGTTCAAGAACCTGGCGCAGCCGCCACAAAGCCGTAGACAGGCAGCGTCTTGCTTTGCCTGGGGCGCGCATCGGCCAGAGTTGTTCTGCCACCAAATCGCGGTCAAGTGTTTGACCCAGGTGGAGCAGCAGAAAACAGAGCAAGTCTTGCGTTCTCTTTGTGGGAAAGTCGAGCGGAATCTGATCCCAAAATACTCGCAATCGTCCTAGGGCATACATGCGCAATGTGGGCATCATTCCCCCCATTCTTTTATGTTTCGGTGATGTGCGTTCGTATCAAATCGTCATACAAAAGTTGATGGACATAAAAGGCCCTTTCACAATAACCATCATGAAGGGCTTATCGATACTGCATATCATACAGCCAAGAATACCGGCGTGGATTGTGCAAACGTTCTGTAACCGAAACCCAGGATAAGCATGAAATGCCCTGCTTCGTTGAAGTTCAACAAAGAAATTCTTCTCGAGCTTTAATCTGGATGGGGAATGCCCCAGATAGCGTTATCGTATCAACTCGTCAAGCTTTGTCAAGTAGTTCGAACATCACAGATTACGCAGCAACGATCTGCTCCAGTCTGCTTGGGACCAAGCGATAGCCAGTAACGTTCTCTACCCTTATCCTAGAAATAGAAACTCCCGAGCCTCAGCCCGGGAGTTTGCGACGGCTGTGCAATACTTACTTTGCCGCTTCGGCCACCTCCGTTTTTTTATGGTTTCGCGAAAGCGGATCCAGCAGACTGTACATCACCGGCACGACGAGCAGCGTGAGCATCGTGGAGGTGAACAGCCCACCGATCACCACGGTGGCCAGTTCGGCCGCGATCAAAGCTCCCTCCGTGAGACCGAGCGCCAGCGGCACCAGAGCCAGCATGGCGGCGATGGCGGTCATCAAGATGGGCCGCAGCCGGGTGCGGCCGGCTTCGACCAGCGCCTCTTGTGTGTTCATGCCGCGTTCTTTGCGGTTGGTTTGCACGCGGTCGATGAGCACGATGGCGTTTGTCACTACGATGCCCACCAGCATCATCAAGCCTACCAGCACGGAGATCCCCAGTACGCGGTCGGTGATCCACAGCGCCAGGGCCGCGCCGATGATGGCCAGAGGCAGGCTGAAGAGGATCGTAAACGGATGCACGAAGGAGCGGAAGGTGATCACCATGAGCAGGTACACAGCCACGATGGAGATCATCACACCGCCTACGGATTGTGCGAAGCCCTCGGTTTGCATTTCGGTCTGGAAGCCTTCACTCACCGTGATGCCCGCCGGCGCCACTTCTTCCAGGGCGGCCTTGGCGGCAGCCGTCACGCCCATCGAATCCTCCGTCTCGAGTTCTCCGGCGAAACTGACCGCCGGTTCACCGTCGACGCGCAGGATCAGGTCTTGATTGGCCAGGTTGCTGCTGACGTTCGCCAGCCCATCGATCGTGTCCAGGACGGCGATGGCTTGGTCATTGAAGGCCGCCAGGTCGGCTTGATCGCCGGAAATGACCAGGGAGAATCCGCCGAAGGCGCTGCTGGTCAGCGTGCCGCTGGTCACGATGACGTTATCGGGACCGAAGTGATCTTCGGCGAGTTTCCGCACTTCAGCGGTCAGGGCATCGACGTCCTCACTGTCCTCGATTCCGACGTCGATGTTGGCGGCACCCTGATCGATGCCCGTCCCGAAGAGATGGGATTCCAGACCGCCGCTCGCACCCACCTGACTCATGATGACCCCGAGGCCTTCGACTCCGCTGAGTTCTGATTCGAACTCGGCTACGCTGGCATCGGTCTCGGCCATGGTGATACCGTTGGGCAGGTCGACCTGGATCGTGATCTGCGGTTCGCCCATTTCGGGCAGGAAGGCGCGCGGCCGCTGGACCAGGAGGGCCATGCTGCCGAGAAAGAGCACCAGAGCGGTGATCAACGTGATGGCACGGTGACTCAACGCCCAGCGCAGGATGGGTGTGTACCAGGTCTGCAGTTTGGTCTCACGTCCTTCCGGCAGCTGCTCCTTGCGGATGAACAGGAACGCCAGAGTGGGGACGATGGTTACGGCCACCAGGAAGCTGGAAAGCAGAGCGTAGGTGACGCTGATGCCGAAGGGCAGGAAGAATTCGCCCACGATGCCGCCCAGCAATCCGATGGGCAGGAAGACGACAACGGTCGTCGCAGTCGAGGCGAGGATGGCGATCGCCACGTCGCGCGTGCCTTTCAACACCGATATCTTCATGTCATCGCCGCGTTGGATGTGGCGGTAGATGTTCTCCAGCACGACGATCGAGTCGTCCACCACGCGCCCGATGGCTACCGTCATGCCCGAAAGGGTCATGATGTTGAGCGTCATGCTGGTGGGGAAAAGGCGCGCGAGCACTGTGACGATCGCGCCCAGCACGGCGATGTCCTTCGTGGCTTCTACGAGCGGTTCGATCACCAAGTTGGTGACGGGCGGCAGCCATCTGAACAGGACGAACGCCATGAACACGGAGAGCGGGATGCTGACGGCCGTGACCAGGGTGCTCTGCCAGGAAAGCCGGTACTTGCCGCGCACGAAGCCGCTGAGGAAGATGAGGATCACGAGCACGGCGAAGATCGCCCCCAGGCCGCCCTCCCGGGCGACGCCGCTGATGGATTCTTCGATAAAGGATGCCTGCTCGAACGCGACTTCGAAACGCAGGCCTTCGTTTTCAGCTTCGAGAGCATCCAGCGCATCGAAAACAGCATGCGACACGGAGACCGTGTTCGCTTCGCTGTCCTTGTAGATCAGCAGGGTCAGGCTGGGGACGCCATCGAGGCGGTTGATGGTTTCCGTGGGAAGGAAAGTCTGTGCGCTTCCCCCTGCAGCGGAGGTCATCTCCGCCCGCAGGTCGGGGTCCAGACCGGCCAGGAAATCGCCCGGGAGCGCGGCGACCACCTCGGGGGAAAGCAGCAGCAGAACGTCGGGGCTGAGATTTTCGAGAAAGCCGTCTTCGTTTTCGGCCAGCCAGAGAACGACATCCGGCGTCAGGTCGGCGATGAGCTGCGGTGCCTGCGGAAGACCGCTCTGCAGCAGCATGTTCAGCAGATCACTGGCGCTGTTGGCGAATCCGCTTTCCATGAGATCTGCGGCTGTTTCGAAGGTCGGCATGCCGGCTGCGCTGGATTCTCCTGCCGATTCGACCCACAAGCCGGAGAGTGGAGGCGGCTCCGCAGCGGCGAGTTCTCCCACGCCGCCGGCTAGAGCGCCCAGGCCGCCGGCAGGCTGTGCCAGCTGGTCGAGTTCTTCCCGCAGGGCGGGATCGAGCGTTTCGATGTAGCTGGCGGGCAGCCAGGCGAGTACTTCGGGAGAGAAGGCGCGTAGATTATCCGGAGTCAACGCATCCAGCAGCTGCGGGGCCATGCCGACGACGCCCTGGATGATCTGCGGTGTGACATCGGAGGGGACGTTCAAGGGAATGCCCTGCATCTGCCCGGCGGTTTGCCAGATCTCCGGCAGTTCATTGTCCGTATCGGCCTCGCTCGGGGCGGCGGATTCTGCGGCCATTTCTTCCGGGGAGGGCAGCTCCTGGCCGCCGCTGACCTGGACGTCGGCCACACCGTCGATTTTGTCAAGGTCGGGGA
Above is a genomic segment from Anaerolineales bacterium containing:
- a CDS encoding Pvc16 family protein; translation: MINHLNNTLRTLLKSQVASLQPAANAQFGFVPPDTDWRGYVHTLAQKALNVYLIDVRENRKLRSNERLQTEQNGLWTEEPAPDRVDCHYLISAWSPAHPFNDQAQQDEHKLLSEVLATLLEYTPLKPSSVPGLSQADAGKLYGLDLATQVVPSEGFPKLAEFWGTMGSGNRWKPSVYLIVTLPVFRPIREFGSMVTTCITRYPMSKDVSKAEVRIQIGGLVLDETAAPPKPLSNVSVTLLDDAGRQLYSTESDELGRFTFDGLLAGNYTLQAQAPGFALFTRSVQVPSPTGDYDLHLT
- a CDS encoding efflux RND transporter permease subunit; translated protein: MLESLIDRITRASLRFKWVVITLSILVLIGGVLAVTQLNQELLPKIEFPQSIVFTMNPGADPEQMVDDVTIPIEQAVKDIDGVVNIESTTTNGVSVVIIYNEFGIDIETTRQDIMQRVEALNFPEGTQPPELLTFSMSDLPLAAMSVSSETLSLTELKAFIEAEIVPDLDKIDGVADVQVSGGQELPSPEEMAAESAAPSEADTDNELPEIWQTAGQMQGIPLNVPSDVTPQIIQGVVGMAPQLLDALTPDNLRAFSPEVLAWLPASYIETLDPALREELDQLAQPAGGLGALAGGVGELAAAEPPPLSGLWVESAGESSAAGMPTFETAADLMESGFANSASDLLNMLLQSGLPQAPQLIADLTPDVVLWLAENEDGFLENLSPDVLLLLSPEVVAALPGDFLAGLDPDLRAEMTSAAGGSAQTFLPTETINRLDGVPSLTLLIYKDSEANTVSVSHAVFDALDALEAENEGLRFEVAFEQASFIEESISGVAREGGLGAIFAVLVILIFLSGFVRGKYRLSWQSTLVTAVSIPLSVFMAFVLFRWLPPVTNLVIEPLVEATKDIAVLGAIVTVLARLFPTSMTLNIMTLSGMTVAIGRVVDDSIVVLENIYRHIQRGDDMKISVLKGTRDVAIAILASTATTVVVFLPIGLLGGIVGEFFLPFGISVTYALLSSFLVAVTIVPTLAFLFIRKEQLPEGRETKLQTWYTPILRWALSHRAITLITALVLFLGSMALLVQRPRAFLPEMGEPQITIQVDLPNGITMAETDASVAEFESELSGVEGLGVIMSQVGASGGLESHLFGTGIDQGAANIDVGIEDSEDVDALTAEVRKLAEDHFGPDNVIVTSGTLTSSAFGGFSLVISGDQADLAAFNDQAIAVLDTIDGLANVSSNLANQDLILRVDGEPAVSFAGELETEDSMGVTAAAKAALEEVAPAGITVSEGFQTEMQTEGFAQSVGGVMISIVAVYLLMVITFRSFVHPFTILFSLPLAIIGAALALWITDRVLGISVLVGLMMLVGIVVTNAIVLIDRVQTNRKERGMNTQEALVEAGRTRLRPILMTAIAAMLALVPLALGLTEGALIAAELATVVIGGLFTSTMLTLLVVPVMYSLLDPLSRNHKKTEVAEAAK
- a CDS encoding DUF4157 domain-containing protein; this translates as MGQSAKKASKEKMGEGNSPNAHETRVRLSSRNSILKQQAGVTNQILKPDGVPPIVQDVLRSTGRPLDLITRAFMESRFNQDFSQVRIHDNRQASDSASTLNALAYTAGHHIVFRTGHYKPNSSTGKRLLSHELAHVAQHTRHTSRNPQRIADRGSASERNAESATASISSGGSAQVAPVGTAQVALFRDTRLDKYLLSLPQIAKRAPQGTSPHELVRRIILHVRGVNLRDPDNLRPVSTLVAQHFPIDVFSLFLQRVEADVSAARMSHNEARYQNTILKLRQLSRNRLGGPGGPFPLAGMVVHGTSRAARMLSANVIEFARGIAQGMREAKGSDKLPEKFLQKYMQSYTIGVVGPSVFATGALVGIGKNFWKTLKGIWELITNFSGMMKEFKKLFKTLIETTGVTRILGRKIGLEWHAKLWKLADNSVFKITYELGKLIGPTIVYAVLWIIGMFTGIGAVISRLGRKASHVKRVTKKRMHRPDWSSRKHYAERSVKRLRKPISRKPPAPRPTESLGREGMGRAAETAPKLSRKLVRRKRHKPLPWRPQKPRRHRRIEQRFISIRKRKRTPGVRVQPYAQARPDRYYYDPRPGKPGGGYYVRKSRFRKSRSPRKRTVNRPLLPRGNAPTLSTARFRNFQEPLRGHAAVRQQQILNLAKNDPKLAGRQFQQLVAEDLKAVDVQEMFPRPGRRPDIGVGHEVTLEGASGPFSTTKLDQFWLDLRDRGQVLLTVPKLSKAAESQLLRLGAQAERLFQKMVIIIIRRTL
- a CDS encoding ATP-binding protein, which produces MEKNAEFVTDESIDDVGGWYLQDLLSALVLLDRLLGRAIEKAQRVHGSEAAGEPFRGLYISPEEATRLLAHEPGAPLLYAGVSGEPKPGDESFDSTDESRLAWLAQAFGLSAFDLDLILIALAPELDRRYERLFAFLQDDVRLRRPTVDLALNLLCSDAVDKLERRMHFDADAPLIHQGLIHLIPDAVPVQSSLLSQTIKLDEQILRYLLHQDALDARLTAYCEVTFPSAALNELPIADTMKENLPMLIERAWETDQPLTLYFRGQDGAGKRQAAAALAAEIGSALLVVDLPRAYSTSIPFEQALKLALRYAWLYDLIPYLEGVDLFSSDEDTHPSERLTEALASQTGITILAGKQPWRAIGSCPLGVVSISFNALTFAQQRACWQSNLAEYGLDLDEADLSLLASLYRLLPGQIAEVVAVAVGSTASPPTLDELLAAARAQCGHDLARLTRRIDPVYTWDDIVLPEDTIAQLREICQRVNRRHLVLDEWGFEARLSLGKGVTALFAGPSGTGKTMAAEIVAGELGLDLYKIDLAGVVSKYIGETERNLERIFRAAQDGANAVLFFDEADALFGKRSEVRDSHDRYANIEISYLLQKMEEYEGLAILATNLIQNMDAAFMRRLAFSVHFPFPDAESRQRIWKRIWPSETPLAQDVDAASLAQRFEFSGGNIKNVALAAAFLAAEDGKVVTLDHVFHATRREYQKMGQSMPAVEDGVEEAI
- a CDS encoding bacterial transcriptional activator domain-containing protein, with amino-acid sequence MMPTLRMYALGRLRVFWDQIPLDFPTKRTQDLLCFLLLHLGQTLDRDLVAEQLWPMRAPGKARRCLSTALWRLRQVLEPLAGNGFLLSDHATLMLNPNTNHWFDVAVFQERALTGLAEPVPGTQSNPQSLEEALELYKGDLLEGSHEDWCLVERERLRLLHLRVLKRLLRLARLSAAFDAAVSYGHILLALDPLQEDVHRELMRCYTASGQRPLALEQYLCCQNTLRRELAIDPMPETQQLYQRIRNGRGTHPLPAFGEDRPTSLVTALSQFRQALDALESTWHALQAATSEFRETKDPTSAKHT